One Nocardioides aromaticivorans genomic window carries:
- a CDS encoding PH domain-containing protein, with protein sequence MSQLRDPAHRVSPRARTMWQLEAGIEALVAVVVGVVAALVWVPGGLRWGLALAVVVGCVGLAVVVPLWRYRVHRWEVSATAVYTQRGWWARERRIAPMSRVQTVDFAQGPLARLFGLATVTVTTASAAGPLQIEGLDRDVALRLVDELTRKADLVEGDAT encoded by the coding sequence GTGAGCCAGCTGCGCGACCCCGCCCACCGGGTCAGTCCCCGCGCCCGCACGATGTGGCAGCTCGAGGCGGGGATCGAGGCGCTCGTCGCCGTCGTGGTCGGCGTCGTCGCCGCGCTCGTGTGGGTCCCGGGCGGCCTGCGCTGGGGGCTGGCGCTGGCGGTGGTCGTCGGGTGCGTGGGGCTCGCGGTCGTCGTACCGCTGTGGCGCTACCGGGTGCACCGCTGGGAGGTGTCCGCGACGGCGGTCTACACCCAGCGCGGCTGGTGGGCGCGCGAGCGCCGGATCGCGCCGATGTCGCGGGTGCAGACGGTCGACTTCGCGCAGGGTCCCCTCGCGCGGCTCTTCGGCCTGGCGACCGTGACGGTGACGACCGCGTCGGCGGCGGGGCCGCTGCAGATCGAGGGCCTCGACCGCGACGTGGCACTCCGGCTGGTCGACGAGCTGACCCGCAAGGCCGACCTCGTCGAGGGCGACGCGACGTGA
- a CDS encoding lipopolysaccharide biosynthesis protein — MSARRDTSALAVASLVSGALAYVVFATTTRALGTEQAAPVAVLWTWWGLSAAAITFPVQHWMARSVAAHGGFAAVRAALPSVAGLSLAVAGLAGVVAWLLRDPLFHRDDAGFPALVAALTFGSFAMGAVRGALTAHERFRDLAVTIVAENGLRTVGVIALWAAGVDSPLAYGLVLVAGHACGLAWTSALALPATGEPGSDPRRSALSLLAGASAGQLLAQFVLTGGPLVLAVQGGAATDVTALFVALAVYRAPFIVALGVVPQLTGRVTRSVVEGRHDEVRRLRRTLLAGTAVLGAGAVAVGLWVAPPIVRLVFGADADLPGRPSALLAVGSVLAVANLVATVLAIAHGHARIAAVGWLAGMAGAAVVLLTDLAALDRIGTAFLVAEAIAFAVLLGVRSPRTPRSG; from the coding sequence ATGAGCGCCCGGCGCGACACGTCCGCCCTCGCGGTCGCCTCCCTCGTCTCCGGCGCCCTGGCCTATGTCGTCTTCGCCACCACCACCCGCGCCCTCGGCACCGAGCAGGCCGCCCCGGTCGCGGTGCTGTGGACCTGGTGGGGCCTGTCGGCGGCGGCGATCACCTTCCCGGTCCAGCACTGGATGGCCCGGTCGGTGGCGGCCCACGGGGGCTTCGCGGCGGTGCGGGCGGCGCTGCCCTCCGTCGCCGGCCTGAGCCTCGCGGTCGCCGGCCTGGCGGGGGTCGTGGCGTGGTTGCTGCGCGACCCGCTCTTCCACCGCGACGACGCCGGCTTCCCGGCGCTGGTCGCGGCGCTGACCTTCGGCTCCTTCGCGATGGGCGCGGTCCGCGGTGCGCTGACCGCCCACGAGCGGTTCCGGGACCTCGCCGTGACCATCGTCGCCGAGAACGGCCTGCGCACCGTCGGCGTCATCGCCCTGTGGGCGGCCGGCGTCGACTCCCCACTCGCCTACGGACTCGTCCTGGTCGCGGGGCACGCCTGCGGTCTCGCGTGGACCTCCGCGCTCGCGCTCCCGGCCACCGGCGAGCCGGGATCGGACCCACGACGTTCGGCGCTCTCGCTGCTGGCCGGCGCCTCGGCGGGCCAACTGCTGGCCCAGTTCGTGCTGACGGGCGGGCCGCTGGTGCTCGCCGTGCAGGGTGGCGCGGCCACGGACGTGACCGCGCTGTTCGTGGCTTTGGCGGTGTACCGCGCGCCGTTCATCGTCGCCCTCGGCGTGGTGCCGCAGCTGACCGGTCGCGTCACCCGCTCCGTCGTCGAGGGTCGACACGACGAGGTACGCCGCCTGCGCCGGACGCTCCTCGCCGGCACCGCTGTGCTCGGCGCGGGAGCCGTCGCCGTCGGGCTCTGGGTCGCTCCCCCGATCGTCCGGCTCGTCTTCGGCGCGGACGCCGACCTCCCCGGCCGGCCGAGCGCGCTGCTGGCGGTCGGCAGCGTGCTCGCCGTCGCGAACCTGGTCGCGACCGTGCTTGCGATCGCCCACGGGCACGCCCGGATCGCCGCGGTCGGCTGGCTGGCCGGCATGGCTGGCGCCGCCGTGGTCCTCCTGACGGACCTGGCCGCGCTCGACCGCATCGGCACCGCCTTCCTCGTCGCCGAGGCGATCGCCTTCGCGGTGCTGCTGGGCGTCAGGAGCCCTCGAACGCCCCGGTCCGGCTGA
- a CDS encoding sulfotransferase domain-containing protein, with product MTRHLLVIGGQRCGTTYLAGLLDAHPDITMARPARPEPKVFLDDAILGAGLDGYRRTFFAHAAGEAVLGEKSTSYIEHPSAIGRAQALLGTPVVVAQLRDPVARAVSNYRFTHGFGLEERTLEQALSDNLEGSRPWDPTLTSVSPYAYLERGRYVDHLAPWLEAFPDSSHVCFLEEVTDADLGAAALAAVYDAVGVDPASAPPPPDGPVNASSGDEPDLPADLVTALRDHFVDSDLALSRLLHRDLPWATRTTTGTTTEAR from the coding sequence ATGACCCGCCACCTCCTCGTCATCGGCGGCCAGCGCTGCGGCACGACCTACCTCGCGGGCCTGCTCGACGCGCACCCCGACATCACCATGGCCCGCCCGGCGCGGCCGGAGCCGAAGGTGTTCCTCGACGACGCCATCCTCGGGGCCGGCCTCGACGGCTACCGGCGCACCTTCTTCGCCCACGCCGCCGGTGAGGCGGTCCTCGGCGAGAAGTCCACCAGCTACATCGAGCACCCGTCCGCGATCGGCCGGGCCCAGGCGCTGCTCGGCACACCGGTGGTCGTCGCCCAGCTGCGCGACCCGGTCGCCCGCGCCGTCTCCAACTACCGCTTCACGCACGGCTTCGGCCTGGAGGAGCGCACGCTGGAGCAGGCCCTCAGCGACAACCTTGAGGGCTCCCGCCCCTGGGACCCGACGCTCACCTCCGTCTCGCCGTACGCCTACCTCGAGCGCGGCCGGTACGTCGACCACCTCGCCCCCTGGCTCGAGGCGTTCCCCGACAGCTCCCACGTCTGCTTCCTCGAGGAGGTGACCGACGCCGACCTCGGCGCTGCCGCCCTGGCGGCCGTGTACGACGCGGTCGGCGTCGACCCCGCCAGCGCTCCGCCGCCCCCCGACGGACCGGTGAACGCGTCCTCCGGCGACGAGCCGGACCTCCCCGCCGACCTGGTCACCGCCCTGCGCGACCACTTCGTCGACAGCGACCTCGCCCTGTCCCGGCTGCTCCACCGGGACCTGCCCTGGGCGACCCGAACCACCACCGGCACCACCACGGAGGCACGATGA
- a CDS encoding glycosyltransferase family 2 protein, whose translation MTTPALLDRGRFRYSLVVPVFNSEAIVGTTVDRIVETFEGAGLDYEVILVNDGSRDRSWEVISEKARANPRVVALDMLRNYGQHNANLAGFREATGDYVITLDDDLQNPPDQALVLIDEAMTGRDVVFGEFERKQAAGYRRIGSQLISMMNRRIFGQPTDLAVSNFRILRRDVVDRINASRTAYPYITGQALLYSSNRSNVTVRHEPRAVGKSNYSLARILKLVFTILFSYSSFPLRVAAMAGFAVAGLAFLIGIVYLLRGLFFGSDVQGWTTLVVLLAVFNGFIIGMLSMLGEYVVRTLNAVSAHESYHVVKRVSAG comes from the coding sequence ATGACCACTCCGGCCCTGCTCGACCGTGGGCGGTTCCGCTACTCGCTCGTCGTGCCCGTGTTCAACAGCGAGGCGATCGTCGGGACGACGGTCGACCGGATCGTCGAGACCTTCGAGGGGGCGGGCCTCGACTACGAGGTCATCCTCGTCAACGACGGCAGCCGCGACCGCAGCTGGGAGGTCATCTCCGAGAAGGCGCGTGCCAACCCGCGGGTGGTCGCCCTCGACATGCTGCGCAACTACGGGCAGCACAACGCCAACCTCGCCGGCTTCCGCGAGGCCACCGGCGACTACGTCATCACCCTCGACGACGACCTGCAGAACCCGCCCGACCAGGCGCTGGTCCTCATCGACGAGGCGATGACCGGTCGCGACGTGGTCTTCGGGGAGTTCGAGCGCAAGCAGGCGGCCGGCTACCGGCGCATCGGCAGCCAGCTGATCTCGATGATGAACCGCAGGATCTTCGGCCAGCCCACCGACCTGGCGGTCTCGAACTTCCGGATCCTGCGCCGCGACGTCGTCGACCGGATCAACGCCTCCCGGACGGCGTACCCCTACATCACCGGGCAGGCGCTGCTCTACTCCAGCAACCGCTCCAACGTGACGGTGCGGCACGAGCCGCGCGCGGTCGGCAAGAGCAACTACTCGCTGGCCCGGATCCTCAAGCTGGTCTTCACGATCCTGTTCTCCTACTCGTCCTTCCCGCTGCGCGTCGCCGCCATGGCGGGCTTCGCGGTGGCCGGGCTGGCCTTCCTCATCGGCATCGTCTACCTGCTGCGCGGCCTGTTCTTCGGCAGCGACGTCCAGGGGTGGACGACCCTGGTGGTCCTCCTCGCCGTGTTCAACGGGTTCATCATCGGGATGCTCTCGATGCTGGGGGAGTACGTCGTGCGCACGCTCAACGCCGTCAGCGCCCACGAGAGCTACCACGTCGTGAAGCGGGTCAGCGCCGGATGA
- a CDS encoding GGDEF domain-containing protein, translated as MLDTLTLRVAFGLVAACVLVLFWGATYRSTRSAYSGWWCVSLGLFIVSASLFVLNGTPVQAVANPLGNATGVLGAGCVWAGARSLRGRALPRWQLAVGPAVVLPASLLDDPAHDVWAGGAFYLAGMALLISRSAVELWCLLGERDLVAESRAQVHFAVLSMAVASTAIGAFYLARTGVFVAVGPRHPVFLAGFGSQATTLLTMILLVVVTFGMSALSHEQQTSDLRRRATRDGLTGLLNRDEFLRLARREIATGGLGQAPAVLVADLDRFKELNDGFGHAAGDSALTRFADACEEVVGARGLVGRLGGDEFVLLTLDDRAEQVAADVAQHYRASGGAEPSTASFGLAAVQPDDDIGQAMARADEALYRAKAAGRAHAVRWTDPAGEAGPSVRRTA; from the coding sequence GTGCTGGACACCCTGACCCTCCGCGTCGCCTTCGGGTTGGTCGCGGCGTGCGTCCTGGTGCTCTTCTGGGGCGCGACCTACCGGTCCACCCGGTCGGCCTACAGCGGCTGGTGGTGCGTGTCCCTCGGGCTGTTCATCGTCAGCGCGTCGCTGTTCGTGCTCAACGGCACGCCGGTCCAGGCCGTCGCCAACCCGCTCGGCAATGCCACCGGCGTTCTCGGCGCGGGCTGCGTGTGGGCGGGAGCGCGCTCGCTGCGGGGCCGGGCCCTGCCGCGCTGGCAGCTCGCCGTCGGGCCGGCCGTGGTGCTGCCCGCGTCGCTGCTCGACGACCCCGCGCACGACGTGTGGGCCGGTGGTGCGTTCTACCTCGCCGGGATGGCGCTGCTGATCAGCCGCTCCGCCGTCGAGCTGTGGTGCCTCCTCGGCGAGCGGGACCTGGTGGCGGAGTCCCGGGCGCAGGTGCACTTCGCGGTGCTGTCGATGGCGGTCGCGTCGACCGCGATCGGCGCCTTCTACCTCGCCCGGACCGGCGTCTTCGTCGCCGTCGGGCCGCGGCACCCCGTCTTCCTCGCCGGCTTCGGGTCGCAGGCGACCACGCTGCTCACGATGATCCTGCTGGTCGTCGTCACCTTCGGCATGTCCGCGCTCAGCCACGAGCAGCAGACCTCCGACCTGCGCCGCCGTGCGACCCGCGACGGCCTGACCGGCCTGCTCAACCGCGACGAGTTCCTGCGCCTGGCGCGACGCGAGATCGCCACGGGCGGCCTCGGCCAGGCGCCCGCGGTCCTCGTCGCCGACCTCGACCGGTTCAAGGAGCTCAACGACGGGTTCGGGCACGCCGCCGGCGACAGCGCGCTGACCCGTTTCGCCGACGCCTGCGAGGAGGTCGTCGGGGCCCGCGGCCTCGTCGGTCGCCTGGGCGGCGACGAGTTCGTGCTGCTGACCCTCGACGACCGCGCCGAGCAGGTCGCGGCCGACGTCGCGCAGCACTACCGCGCGTCCGGCGGAGCGGAGCCGTCGACGGCGAGCTTCGGCCTCGCCGCGGTCCAGCCGGACGACGACATCGGACAGGCCATGGCCCGTGCGGACGAGGCGCTCTACCGCGCCAAGGCCGCCGGGCGGGCGCACGCCGTGCGCTGGACGGACCCGGCCGGGGAGGCCGGGCCGTCCGTGCGTCGTACGGCGTGA
- the rffA gene encoding dTDP-4-amino-4,6-dideoxygalactose transaminase: MTAQDTIRFNVPAIEGRELEYVRTALDGGHTSASGPFSKKVGALLAEASGATEVLLTTSCTAALELAGMLTDIGPGDVVVVPDFTFTTTALAYARAGATLRYCDIEPRTLGMDPEHLATLMDERVKAVVPVHYAGVACDLDGIRKVLAQWPGATLIEDNAHGLFGTWHGQPLGSFGRFATLSFHETKNFICGEGGALLINDPADVDRARVLFDKGTNRQAFFLGQVDKYSWKDTGSSFGLSDTLAAQLYGQLEMHDQILGKRAAVWNRYAELVAPVADEFGLTLPVVPEGARQAFHMFYLLFPDQALRDRALAGMGARGVKPTFHYVPLHSSDAGRRFADVPGECPVSEDVSGRLLRLPFFNNLTAEQADRVVGALRASLLD; encoded by the coding sequence ATGACCGCCCAGGACACCATCCGCTTCAACGTCCCGGCGATCGAGGGCCGCGAGCTGGAGTACGTCCGGACCGCGCTCGACGGCGGGCACACCTCCGCCTCCGGGCCGTTCTCGAAGAAGGTCGGTGCCCTGCTCGCCGAGGCGAGCGGGGCCACCGAGGTGCTGCTGACCACGTCCTGCACGGCCGCCCTCGAGCTGGCCGGCATGCTCACCGACATCGGTCCCGGCGACGTCGTCGTGGTCCCCGACTTCACCTTCACCACGACCGCCCTGGCCTATGCCCGGGCGGGTGCCACGCTGCGCTATTGCGACATCGAGCCGCGGACCCTCGGCATGGACCCCGAGCACCTGGCCACGCTCATGGACGAGCGGGTGAAGGCCGTCGTACCCGTGCACTACGCGGGGGTCGCGTGCGACCTCGACGGCATCCGCAAGGTGCTGGCGCAGTGGCCGGGTGCGACGCTGATCGAGGACAACGCGCACGGTCTCTTCGGGACCTGGCACGGCCAGCCGCTCGGCAGCTTCGGCCGCTTCGCCACGCTGAGCTTCCACGAGACGAAGAACTTCATCTGCGGCGAGGGCGGCGCGCTGCTCATCAACGACCCGGCGGACGTCGACCGGGCGCGGGTGCTCTTCGACAAGGGGACCAACCGGCAGGCCTTCTTCCTCGGCCAGGTCGACAAGTACTCCTGGAAGGACACCGGGTCCTCCTTCGGTCTCTCCGACACCCTCGCCGCGCAGCTCTACGGCCAGCTGGAGATGCACGACCAGATCCTCGGCAAGCGCGCGGCGGTGTGGAACCGGTACGCCGAGCTGGTGGCCCCGGTCGCCGACGAGTTCGGGCTGACGCTGCCGGTCGTGCCGGAGGGTGCGCGCCAGGCGTTCCACATGTTCTACCTGCTCTTCCCCGACCAGGCGCTGCGCGACAGGGCGCTGGCCGGGATGGGGGCGCGCGGGGTGAAGCCGACCTTCCACTACGTCCCGCTGCACAGCTCGGACGCGGGCCGGCGCTTCGCGGACGTGCCCGGCGAGTGCCCCGTGTCCGAGGACGTCTCGGGCCGGCTGCTGCGGCTGCCCTTCTTCAACAACCTCACGGCGGAGCAGGCCGACCGGGTCGTGGGGGCGCTGCGGGCATCGTTGCTCGACTGA
- a CDS encoding acyltransferase family protein has translation MIRTYRPEFDGLRTVAVYLVVLFHSGLALATGGFVGVDLFFVLSGFLVSSVILAEVERTDSFALGRFYARRARRLLPAAVVVVVAVAGVFTVLWSVPARISLVGDARSALLYYSNWHFADAAGDYFAADSEKSPFLHFWSLSIEEQFYVFFPLLVLLLVVLKRVALLRWIVGALLVCSVAAQVYWAGVDVDRAYYGTDARLYQLLAGVLLALALQRRPQPTPRRVAVAAGWLSLLALLVLGSGLLDVSASWRGLGACAAAVVLLGALAQTEGAALNRVLGTRIPVFLGKISYGTYLWHWPVIVALTTVLDSGPLVIAVLATGVSTGLAALSYEVLEMPVRKAAVLDRLRWSSVVAGLAVSTLVAVVVAPGLLEQDRRPEVAAAAGPASGAPGGRASVPADIDWKKVVDDHGAVQSCTVDDVDACRDHRGAGTRVLLVGDSQAQMMVPMFRRLARDRDWDMSFNVLPGCTWQEELTNSKMGAEGSEDCRRAREGWYDDVLPQLDPDVVILLARPRDDVEEWGDVVSRRDGPREPLDRLTWETTSATLEKVSALVPHVLVVSRLVMPETFDPTDCLASASTLGQCSVPVPDGGTPVDGYVSAVAAEHPNVELLNLNPAFCEGAPWCLPVVDGQVVWRDDHHYTAAYVKARQRPVWRLLSRTGAFEGS, from the coding sequence GTGATCCGCACCTACCGGCCCGAGTTCGACGGGCTCCGCACCGTCGCGGTCTACCTGGTGGTGCTCTTCCACTCCGGCCTGGCGCTCGCGACCGGCGGGTTCGTCGGTGTCGACCTGTTCTTCGTGCTCTCCGGCTTCCTGGTGTCGAGCGTGATCCTGGCCGAGGTCGAGCGCACGGACTCCTTCGCGCTGGGTCGCTTCTACGCCCGTCGCGCCCGGCGGTTGCTGCCCGCAGCGGTCGTCGTCGTGGTCGCCGTGGCCGGTGTCTTCACGGTGCTCTGGTCCGTGCCTGCCCGGATCTCGCTGGTCGGTGACGCGCGCTCCGCCCTGCTCTACTACTCGAACTGGCACTTCGCCGACGCCGCCGGCGACTACTTCGCCGCGGACAGCGAGAAGAGCCCCTTCCTGCACTTCTGGTCGCTGTCGATCGAGGAGCAGTTCTACGTCTTCTTCCCGCTGCTCGTGCTGCTCCTCGTGGTCCTCAAGCGGGTCGCGCTGCTCCGTTGGATCGTGGGCGCGCTGCTGGTCTGCTCCGTGGCCGCGCAGGTGTACTGGGCCGGGGTCGACGTGGACCGGGCGTACTACGGGACCGACGCCCGCCTCTACCAGCTGCTGGCCGGTGTGCTCCTGGCCCTGGCGCTGCAGCGGCGACCGCAGCCGACCCCGCGCCGCGTGGCCGTCGCCGCCGGGTGGCTCTCACTCCTGGCGCTGCTCGTCCTCGGCAGCGGCCTGCTCGACGTGTCGGCGTCGTGGCGCGGGCTCGGCGCCTGCGCCGCGGCCGTCGTGCTCCTCGGGGCGCTGGCGCAGACCGAGGGCGCCGCCCTGAACCGGGTGCTCGGCACGAGGATCCCGGTCTTCCTCGGCAAGATCTCCTACGGCACCTACCTGTGGCACTGGCCCGTCATCGTCGCGCTGACGACCGTCCTCGACTCCGGTCCGCTGGTCATCGCCGTCCTCGCCACCGGTGTCAGCACCGGCCTCGCGGCGCTGTCGTACGAGGTCCTCGAGATGCCGGTCCGCAAGGCGGCCGTGCTCGACCGGCTCCGGTGGTCCAGCGTCGTCGCCGGTCTCGCCGTGAGCACCCTGGTCGCCGTCGTCGTCGCGCCGGGCCTGCTCGAGCAGGACCGCCGGCCGGAGGTCGCGGCCGCGGCCGGGCCGGCGTCGGGCGCGCCCGGTGGCCGGGCGTCGGTGCCCGCCGACATCGACTGGAAGAAGGTCGTCGACGACCACGGAGCGGTCCAGTCGTGCACGGTCGACGACGTCGACGCCTGCCGCGATCACCGCGGCGCCGGCACCCGGGTGCTGCTCGTCGGCGACAGCCAGGCCCAGATGATGGTCCCGATGTTCCGCCGCCTCGCCCGCGACCGCGACTGGGACATGTCGTTCAACGTGCTCCCCGGCTGCACCTGGCAGGAGGAGCTCACGAACTCGAAGATGGGCGCCGAGGGCTCCGAGGACTGCCGCAGGGCACGAGAGGGCTGGTACGACGACGTGCTGCCCCAGCTCGACCCGGACGTCGTCATCCTCCTCGCCCGCCCGCGTGACGACGTCGAGGAGTGGGGCGACGTGGTGTCCCGCCGTGACGGCCCCCGCGAGCCGCTGGACAGGCTCACCTGGGAGACCACGAGCGCCACCCTGGAGAAGGTGAGCGCGCTGGTGCCCCACGTGCTGGTCGTCTCCCGGCTGGTGATGCCCGAGACCTTCGACCCGACCGACTGCCTGGCCTCGGCCTCGACCCTCGGCCAGTGCTCCGTGCCGGTCCCCGACGGCGGCACCCCGGTGGACGGCTACGTCTCCGCCGTGGCGGCCGAGCACCCCAACGTCGAGCTGCTCAACCTCAACCCGGCCTTCTGCGAGGGCGCACCGTGGTGCCTGCCGGTGGTCGACGGCCAGGTCGTCTGGCGCGACGACCACCACTACACGGCGGCGTACGTGAAGGCGCGCCAGCGCCCGGTGTGGCGCCTGCTCAGCCGGACCGGGGCGTTCGAGGGCTCCTGA
- a CDS encoding acetyl/propionyl/methylcrotonyl-CoA carboxylase subunit alpha yields the protein MPETKPLQKVLVANRGEIAVRVIRAAKDAGIGSVAVYAEPDANALFVRLADEAYSLDGTTPADSYLVIDKIIDVAKKSGADSVHPGYGFLAENAQFAQAVIDAGLTWIGPSPEAIDGLGDKAKAKQIALAAGAPLAPGLKDPVESADEIVAFAKEHGLPVAIKAVFGGGGRGLKVARTLEEIPELYESATREAIAAFGRGECLVEKFLDKPRHVETQCLADKYGNVVVVSTRDCSLQRRHQKLVEEAPAPFLTDEQNKRLYESSKAILKEAGYVGAGTCEFLVAADGTISFLEVNTRLQVEHCVSEEVTGIDLVREMFRIAAGEELGYDDPEVRGHSIEYRINAEDGGNNFMPAPGTLTKWNPPQGPGIRVDGGYENGETIPGAFDSLIAKLIVTGRDRTQAIERSRRAIAEFEVDGMPTALTFDEVIVNDPAWVASSNPTGEGSFDVYTTWIETEFDNQIEPYKGTAGETDEPEEKQKVVVEVGGKRIEVVLPAGLGGIASGPAAGAKKPKRAAGKKAAAAASGDAVTSPMQGTIVKVAVTEGQEVAEGDVVVVLEAMKMEQPLKAHKAGTITGLTAEVGATIGNGEVVAEIKDASA from the coding sequence GTGCCTGAGACCAAGCCGTTGCAGAAGGTCCTCGTCGCCAACCGTGGCGAGATCGCCGTCCGGGTCATCCGTGCCGCGAAGGACGCCGGCATCGGCAGCGTCGCGGTGTACGCCGAGCCCGACGCCAACGCCCTGTTCGTCCGGCTCGCCGACGAGGCCTACTCCCTCGACGGAACCACCCCGGCCGACTCCTACCTCGTGATCGACAAGATCATCGACGTCGCGAAGAAGTCGGGCGCCGACTCCGTGCACCCCGGCTACGGCTTCCTCGCCGAGAACGCCCAGTTCGCCCAGGCCGTCATCGACGCCGGGCTGACCTGGATCGGCCCCTCCCCCGAGGCCATCGACGGCCTCGGCGACAAGGCCAAGGCCAAGCAGATCGCCCTCGCCGCCGGCGCCCCCCTCGCCCCGGGCCTCAAGGACCCGGTCGAGTCCGCCGACGAGATCGTCGCGTTCGCCAAGGAGCACGGCCTCCCGGTCGCCATCAAGGCGGTCTTCGGCGGCGGCGGCCGCGGCCTCAAGGTCGCCCGCACCCTCGAGGAGATCCCCGAGCTCTACGAGTCCGCCACCCGCGAAGCCATCGCCGCCTTCGGCCGCGGCGAGTGCCTGGTCGAGAAGTTCCTCGACAAGCCCCGCCACGTCGAGACCCAGTGCCTGGCCGACAAGTACGGCAACGTCGTGGTCGTCTCCACCCGCGACTGCTCCCTGCAGCGCCGCCACCAGAAGCTGGTCGAGGAGGCCCCCGCGCCGTTCCTGACCGACGAGCAGAACAAGCGCCTCTACGAGTCCTCCAAGGCCATCCTCAAGGAGGCCGGCTACGTCGGCGCCGGCACGTGCGAGTTCCTCGTCGCCGCCGACGGCACGATCTCCTTCCTCGAGGTCAACACCCGCCTCCAGGTCGAGCACTGTGTCTCCGAGGAGGTCACCGGCATCGACCTGGTCCGCGAGATGTTCCGCATCGCGGCCGGCGAGGAGCTCGGCTACGACGACCCCGAGGTCCGCGGCCACTCCATCGAGTACCGCATCAACGCCGAGGACGGCGGCAACAACTTCATGCCCGCCCCCGGCACCCTCACCAAGTGGAACCCGCCGCAGGGCCCGGGCATCCGCGTCGACGGCGGCTACGAGAACGGCGAGACCATCCCGGGCGCGTTCGACTCGCTGATCGCCAAGCTGATCGTCACCGGCCGCGACCGCACCCAGGCCATCGAGCGCTCGCGGCGCGCGATCGCCGAGTTCGAGGTCGACGGCATGCCCACCGCGCTCACCTTCGACGAGGTCATCGTCAACGACCCCGCCTGGGTCGCCTCCTCGAACCCGACCGGCGAGGGCTCCTTCGACGTCTACACCACGTGGATCGAGACCGAGTTCGACAACCAGATCGAGCCCTACAAGGGCACCGCCGGCGAGACCGACGAGCCCGAGGAGAAGCAGAAGGTCGTCGTCGAGGTCGGCGGCAAGCGGATCGAGGTCGTCCTCCCGGCCGGCCTGGGCGGCATCGCCTCCGGTCCCGCTGCCGGTGCGAAGAAGCCCAAGCGTGCCGCCGGCAAGAAGGCCGCCGCGGCCGCGTCGGGTGACGCCGTCACCTCCCCGATGCAGGGCACCATCGTCAAGGTCGCCGTCACCGAGGGCCAGGAGGTCGCCGAGGGCGACGTCGTCGTGGTCCTCGAGGCCATGAAGATGGAGCAGCCCCTCAAGGCCCACAAGGCCGGCACCATCACCGGCCTCACCGCCGAGGTCGGCGCCACCATCGGCAACGGCGAGGTCGTCGCCGAGATCAAGGACGCCAGCGCCTGA